Proteins encoded by one window of Dryocola sp. LX212:
- a CDS encoding transcriptional regulator, protein MLKDKLHIATPLEKAVFAVGGKQKVLAELLGLSAQAITQTKKRGGKLPLRWMREVIEVTGLSKEDLYPDTFPNSRGGANAS, encoded by the coding sequence ATGTTGAAAGACAAACTACATATCGCCACCCCGCTGGAAAAAGCAGTTTTCGCAGTTGGTGGTAAGCAAAAGGTTTTAGCGGAGCTCTTAGGCCTCTCGGCGCAAGCTATTACTCAGACTAAAAAACGGGGGGGGAAACTCCCTCTGCGATGGATGAGGGAGGTCATAGAGGTTACTGGTCTTAGCAAAGAAGATCTTTATCCAGATACTTTCCCCAACTCGCGAGGCGGGGCCAATGCCTCCT
- a CDS encoding helix-turn-helix transcriptional regulator, protein MDTMRERLEFIMNSENLRQKELAELTDSSPQSVNNWMKRNAISRFAAQAISEKLGYSLSWILTGTGTPRSHLSLPSKESSIAPESEWGTVDVWDSSTPINDDEVEVPFLKDIEFACGDGSMAEEDYNGFKIRFSKSTLRRVGARSDGSGVLCFPARGNSMEPLIPDGATVAINCDDKRIVDGKVYAVNQDGWKRLKMLYRIGPDRVSLRSYNSEEHPPEDHPLSEVEIVGRMFWTSVLW, encoded by the coding sequence ATGGACACAATGAGAGAACGCCTTGAATTCATTATGAATTCTGAGAATTTACGGCAAAAAGAATTAGCAGAGTTAACTGACTCATCACCACAAAGCGTCAACAATTGGATGAAGAGAAATGCAATTAGCCGTTTTGCAGCACAGGCCATTAGTGAAAAGTTGGGATATTCACTGAGTTGGATTCTAACTGGCACTGGTACCCCAAGATCACACTTATCGCTACCTTCCAAGGAGTCCAGTATTGCCCCAGAATCCGAGTGGGGTACTGTCGATGTTTGGGACAGCTCTACACCAATCAATGATGACGAGGTGGAGGTGCCGTTTTTAAAAGATATAGAGTTTGCATGCGGAGATGGAAGTATGGCAGAGGAGGATTACAACGGTTTTAAAATTCGCTTTTCAAAATCTACTCTTCGCAGGGTTGGAGCTAGGTCTGATGGTTCAGGGGTATTGTGCTTCCCAGCACGGGGCAACAGTATGGAACCTTTGATACCTGACGGGGCTACAGTCGCAATCAACTGCGATGATAAAAGAATAGTTGATGGGAAGGTTTACGCTGTCAATCAAGATGGTTGGAAGAGATTGAAAATGCTTTATCGTATTGGCCCAGACCGTGTGAGCTTAAGAAGTTACAACAGTGAGGAGCATCCACCCGAAGACCATCCATTGTCAGAAGTAGAAATTGTTGGTCGTATGTTCTGGACCAGTGTCCTCTGGTGA
- a CDS encoding ORF6N domain-containing protein, with product MNTVTINNKQLPAVEYRGQRVVTLAMIDEAHQRPEGTARAAFNRNRLHFIEGADFLELTADVIRTESISNVFAPRTAKGIILFETGYLMLTKPFNDDLAWQVQRELVNNYFRHQRPQPLTEIEMIAAMAADAVRQQKRLNHVEEKIETVTEAVENIKRGTMRAGYVGYRQVVSKSGMTDAKCRNLVNAYQIPTDTHEFMTPDGLLSRRAIVELEPFMQAFHEMMCEAEPRGTRWYHPKMGLFQAIGWEAQA from the coding sequence ATGAATACAGTAACCATCAACAATAAACAACTTCCGGCAGTCGAATATCGCGGTCAGCGCGTTGTGACGCTGGCGATGATTGATGAAGCCCATCAGCGCCCGGAAGGTACTGCACGAGCAGCATTCAATCGTAACCGCCTCCACTTCATTGAAGGCGCAGATTTTCTTGAACTGACTGCGGACGTAATACGTACGGAGTCAATTTCTAATGTTTTTGCCCCTCGCACCGCTAAAGGAATCATTCTATTCGAAACAGGTTACCTGATGCTGACTAAGCCTTTTAATGACGATCTTGCCTGGCAGGTTCAGCGCGAGCTGGTTAACAACTATTTCCGACACCAGCGACCGCAGCCACTGACTGAAATCGAGATGATCGCCGCTATGGCCGCCGATGCAGTCCGCCAGCAGAAACGGCTGAACCATGTCGAAGAGAAGATCGAGACTGTCACCGAAGCAGTGGAAAACATTAAGCGCGGCACCATGCGTGCCGGATATGTCGGTTACCGCCAGGTGGTCTCTAAAAGCGGTATGACAGATGCGAAATGCCGCAACCTGGTAAACGCCTACCAAATCCCTACTGATACGCATGAATTCATGACTCCTGACGGCTTACTGTCGCGCCGGGCAATAGTGGAACTTGAGCCATTCATGCAAGCATTCCACGAGATGATGTGCGAAGCGGAACCGCGCGGAACCCGCTGGTATCACCCGAAGATGGGGCTATTCCAGGCCATCGGATGGGAGGCGCAAGCATGA
- a CDS encoding excisionase family protein, whose translation MSNVIQLAPNEWVCESVLIAVTGLKPGTILRARKECWLVGREYIHVSPDGNPKPSSECMYNRRAVDAWVASLKNKQPG comes from the coding sequence ATGAGCAATGTAATTCAATTGGCCCCTAACGAGTGGGTTTGCGAAAGCGTTCTTATCGCGGTTACCGGGTTAAAGCCAGGAACCATCCTCCGTGCCAGGAAAGAGTGCTGGCTGGTTGGACGAGAATATATTCACGTCTCACCGGATGGAAACCCGAAGCCATCCAGCGAGTGTATGTACAACCGCAGGGCGGTAGACGCATGGGTTGCCTCACTCAAAAATAAACAACCAGGGTGA
- a CDS encoding tyrosine-type recombinase/integrase translates to MDKVTYPTGVENHGGKLRIWFSYKGKRVRENLGVPDTVKNRKIAGELRTSVCFAIRTGTFDYVVQFPDSPNLKTFGEGKKEITVKELEVKWLDLKKMEICSNALNRYESIVRNVVPRIGGDRLVTAVTKEELLYIRKDLLTGHQTRSHLKSPAKGRSVATVNYYMTTISGMFQFATEHGYLKANPFDGIKPLKKARAEPDPLTRDEFIRLIDACRHQQTKNLWSLAVYTGIRHGELASLAWEDIDLKAGTITIRRNYTKLGDFTLPKTEASTNRVIHLIQPAISVLKNQAEMTRLGKQHSIDVHLREYGRTEIHDCTFVFNPQYVRRCKHVGFIYKVDSIGDSWDAALKRSGIRSRKAYQSRHTYACWSLSAGANPSFIASQMGHSSAQMVFNVYGAWMADSSTEQIAMLNQKLSDFAPQMPHSLHGSMRASLKSVS, encoded by the coding sequence ATGGATAAAGTCACATATCCGACAGGCGTTGAAAACCACGGTGGCAAATTGCGCATCTGGTTTAGCTATAAAGGTAAGCGTGTCAGGGAAAACCTTGGTGTTCCAGACACCGTTAAGAACAGGAAGATCGCCGGTGAACTGCGGACATCAGTATGTTTTGCCATCCGAACAGGAACCTTTGATTACGTAGTACAGTTTCCTGACTCACCTAACCTCAAGACTTTTGGGGAAGGTAAAAAAGAAATTACAGTGAAAGAGCTTGAAGTTAAGTGGCTGGATCTGAAAAAGATGGAAATATGTTCGAACGCGCTCAATCGTTACGAGTCGATCGTAAGGAATGTAGTGCCAAGGATCGGGGGGGATAGACTGGTTACCGCAGTGACCAAAGAGGAATTGCTGTATATCAGGAAAGATTTGCTGACCGGTCATCAAACACGATCGCATTTGAAATCCCCAGCCAAGGGGCGAAGTGTTGCTACTGTGAATTATTACATGACAACAATCTCCGGGATGTTCCAGTTTGCCACTGAGCATGGCTACTTAAAGGCAAATCCCTTTGATGGAATTAAGCCGCTAAAAAAAGCCAGGGCAGAACCAGATCCGCTAACTCGTGACGAATTTATCCGCCTGATAGATGCATGCAGGCATCAGCAGACGAAAAACCTGTGGTCATTAGCAGTGTACACAGGGATACGTCACGGAGAGCTGGCCTCCCTGGCTTGGGAAGATATCGATCTTAAAGCGGGAACAATTACCATCAGGCGCAATTATACAAAGCTGGGCGATTTCACTCTACCAAAAACAGAGGCGAGCACTAACAGGGTGATACACCTTATCCAGCCCGCAATCAGCGTCCTGAAAAATCAGGCAGAAATGACGAGGCTAGGTAAGCAGCATAGCATCGATGTCCACCTCCGCGAGTATGGACGAACGGAGATCCATGACTGTACATTTGTCTTTAACCCACAGTATGTAAGACGGTGTAAGCATGTCGGGTTTATCTATAAGGTTGATTCGATAGGCGACTCATGGGACGCGGCGCTGAAGCGCTCAGGGATAAGGAGCAGGAAGGCGTACCAGTCACGGCATACTTATGCATGCTGGTCTTTGTCTGCAGGTGCAAACCCAAGCTTCATTGCCAGCCAGATGGGACATTCAAGCGCCCAGATGGTTTTCAATGTATACGGGGCATGGATGGCTGACAGCAGCACAGAGCAGATCGCGATGCTAAATCAGAAGCTGAGCGATTTTGCCCCACAGATGCCCCATAGCCTACACGGCAGCATGAGAGCATCATTAAAATCAGTAAGTTAA
- a CDS encoding DUF72 domain-containing protein, translating to MIKISKLNTITRHVNCVEGNTTLYALPKAEIVLRWREQTSDEFRFCFKFPATISHHAALRQCGDLTAEFFDRLSPLADRIGQYWLQLPATFGPKDLPALWNFLDTLPKDFTYGVEVRHPSFFDKSIDEQALNRGLHERGVNRAILDSRPVHGAKPHNEAIREAQRKKPKVPVHALVTAANPLVRFIGSDDMQQNLHFFKVWLNTLPKWAEKSTPFLFLHTPDIGELPELVHTLWPDLQQAFPDIGNEPAIPGQESLF from the coding sequence ATCATTAAAATCAGTAAGTTAAATACGATTACCCGACATGTCAACTGTGTGGAAGGTAACACCACGCTTTATGCCCTGCCGAAAGCGGAAATCGTTCTGCGCTGGCGCGAACAGACCAGCGACGAGTTCCGCTTTTGCTTTAAATTCCCGGCGACGATTTCCCACCACGCGGCGTTACGCCAGTGCGGCGATCTCACCGCCGAATTTTTTGACCGGCTTTCCCCATTAGCAGATCGTATCGGTCAATATTGGTTACAGCTTCCCGCAACCTTTGGCCCAAAAGACCTCCCGGCGCTGTGGAACTTCCTCGATACATTACCGAAGGATTTCACCTATGGCGTGGAAGTGCGCCATCCATCATTTTTTGATAAAAGCATCGATGAGCAAGCACTGAACCGAGGCCTGCACGAGCGAGGCGTCAACCGCGCGATTCTGGACAGCCGCCCGGTGCACGGTGCAAAGCCCCACAACGAAGCGATTCGCGAAGCGCAGCGCAAAAAGCCGAAGGTGCCTGTTCATGCACTCGTCACCGCAGCCAACCCGCTGGTGCGTTTCATTGGCAGCGACGACATGCAGCAAAATCTGCACTTCTTTAAGGTCTGGCTGAACACCTTGCCCAAATGGGCGGAAAAATCCACGCCGTTCCTTTTCCTGCATACGCCCGACATTGGTGAATTGCCGGAGCTTGTCCACACCCTGTGGCCTGACCTGCAGCAGGCCTTTCCCGACATCGGCAACGAACCTGCCATTCCCGGTCAGGAGTCGTTGTTTTAG
- a CDS encoding MAPEG family protein codes for MVSALYAVLGALLLIKFSFDVVRMRLQYRVSYGDGGFSELQSAIRVHGNAVEYIPVALILLLLMEMNGAETWMVHVCGILLIVGRLMHYYGFHHRLVRWRRSGMSATWCSLLLMVLANLWYMPWELVFSLH; via the coding sequence ATGGTAAGCGCGCTCTACGCCGTGCTGGGTGCTTTGCTACTGATTAAGTTTTCTTTTGATGTTGTTCGCATGCGTTTGCAGTACCGCGTCTCCTACGGCGATGGGGGTTTTAGCGAACTCCAGAGCGCCATTCGCGTGCACGGCAACGCGGTGGAATATATTCCCGTCGCGCTGATCCTCTTATTGCTGATGGAGATGAACGGCGCGGAGACCTGGATGGTGCACGTGTGCGGCATCCTGCTTATCGTTGGTCGCCTGATGCACTACTACGGATTCCATCACCGTCTGGTGCGCTGGCGTCGTTCCGGCATGAGCGCCACCTGGTGTTCGCTGTTGCTGATGGTGCTGGCTAATCTGTGGTATATGCCGTGGGAGTTGGTTTTCTCGCTGCATTAA
- the cmoA gene encoding carboxy-S-adenosyl-L-methionine synthase CmoA produces MSDRDMLFSAPIAQLGDWTFDERVAEVFPDMIQRSVPGYSNIISMIGMLAERFVTPASQVYDLGCSLGAATLSVRRNIQHDGCKIIAVDNSPAMVERCRRHLNAFKAQTPVDVIEGDIRDIPIENASMVVLNFTLQFLEPDDRQLLLEKIYQGLNPGGALVLSEKFSFEDDKVGELLFNMHHDFKRANGYSELEISQKRSMLENVMLTDSVETHKKRLKQAGFDHAELWFQCFNFGSLVALKSGTPA; encoded by the coding sequence ATGTCTGACCGCGATATGCTGTTTTCCGCACCTATCGCCCAGCTGGGCGACTGGACCTTTGATGAACGCGTGGCGGAAGTGTTCCCCGATATGATCCAGCGCTCGGTGCCGGGTTACTCCAACATCATCTCGATGATTGGCATGTTGGCCGAGCGCTTCGTCACGCCCGCAAGCCAGGTTTATGACCTGGGCTGCTCGCTGGGTGCGGCAACATTGTCGGTGCGTCGTAATATTCAGCACGACGGCTGCAAAATTATCGCCGTAGATAACTCCCCGGCGATGGTCGAACGCTGTCGTCGCCATCTGAACGCCTTCAAGGCGCAGACGCCGGTGGATGTTATCGAAGGTGATATCCGCGATATCCCTATCGAAAACGCCTCCATGGTCGTGCTGAACTTCACCCTGCAATTCCTCGAACCAGATGACCGCCAGCTGCTGCTGGAAAAAATCTATCAGGGCCTGAACCCTGGCGGCGCGCTGGTGCTGTCGGAAAAATTCAGCTTTGAGGATGACAAAGTCGGCGAGCTGTTGTTTAACATGCACCACGACTTCAAACGCGCCAACGGCTACAGCGAGCTGGAGATCAGCCAGAAGCGCAGCATGCTGGAAAACGTCATGCTCACCGACTCCGTAGAAACTCATAAAAAACGTCTCAAGCAAGCCGGTTTTGACCACGCGGAACTGTGGTTCCAGTGCTTTAACTTTGGCTCTTTAGTGGCACTGAAATCTGGAACCCCGGCATGA
- the cmoB gene encoding tRNA 5-methoxyuridine(34)/uridine 5-oxyacetic acid(34) synthase CmoB, which yields MIDFGNFYQLIAKSPLAPWLETLPAQIATWQRENLHGQFKHWYNTVEYLPELTPYRLDLLHSVTAESQTPLSEGQRLGIEKLLRNLMPWRKGPYSLYGVDIDTEWRSDLKWDRVLPHISPLAGRTILDVGCGSGYHLWRMIGAGAHLAVGIDPMQLFVCQFEAVRKLLGNDQRAHVLPLGIEQLPELNIFDTVFSMGVLYHRRSPLDHLYQLKNQLAKEGELVLETLVVEGDENTVLVPGERYAQMRNVYFIPSALALKNWLEKCGFVDVKIVDHCYTTSEEQRRTSWLTTESLADFLDPNDPTKTIEGYPAPLRAVLVARKP from the coding sequence ATGATCGACTTTGGTAATTTTTATCAGCTTATTGCAAAAAGCCCGCTGGCCCCGTGGCTGGAAACCCTGCCCGCGCAGATCGCCACCTGGCAACGTGAGAATCTTCACGGTCAGTTTAAGCACTGGTACAACACGGTAGAGTATCTTCCGGAGCTGACTCCGTACCGTCTGGATTTGCTGCACAGCGTCACCGCCGAATCGCAGACGCCGCTGAGCGAAGGCCAGCGTCTGGGCATTGAGAAACTGCTGCGCAACCTGATGCCGTGGCGCAAAGGCCCCTACTCGCTTTACGGTGTGGACATCGACACCGAATGGCGCTCCGACCTTAAATGGGATCGCGTTCTGCCGCACATCTCCCCACTTGCTGGCCGTACTATTCTTGACGTGGGCTGCGGCAGCGGCTATCACCTGTGGCGCATGATTGGCGCGGGTGCGCACCTGGCCGTGGGTATCGACCCGATGCAGCTGTTTGTCTGCCAGTTTGAAGCGGTGCGTAAGCTGCTGGGCAACGACCAGCGCGCTCACGTGCTGCCGCTGGGCATCGAACAGCTTCCTGAGCTGAATATCTTCGACACGGTATTTTCAATGGGCGTGCTCTACCATCGCCGCTCGCCGCTGGACCATCTTTATCAGCTAAAAAATCAGCTGGCGAAAGAAGGCGAGCTGGTACTGGAAACGCTGGTGGTGGAAGGTGACGAGAACACGGTGCTGGTGCCTGGGGAACGCTACGCGCAGATGCGTAACGTCTACTTTATTCCGTCTGCGCTGGCGCTGAAAAACTGGCTGGAAAAATGCGGCTTTGTCGATGTGAAAATTGTTGACCACTGCTATACCACAAGCGAAGAACAGCGCCGCACCAGCTGGCTGACGACTGAATCCCTGGCCGACTTCCTCGACCCGAACGATCCCACCAAAACGATCGAAGGCTACCCTGCCCCGCTGCGCGCCGTACTGGTGGCCCGCAAGCCTTAA
- a CDS encoding tyrosine-type recombinase/integrase, producing the protein MTYFPFRERSITQTYRNARDEPGISDLRYHDLRHEGASRLFEAGFSIEDIAQVTGHQSLSSLWKVYRVTLWKVYRVMCPNILHEKFDRL; encoded by the coding sequence ATGACCTACTTTCCTTTCCGCGAGCGGAGTATTACCCAAACTTATCGTAATGCTCGCGATGAACCAGGTATTAGCGATCTTCGATATCACGACTTACGGCATGAAGGTGCGAGCAGGCTGTTTGAGGCTGGGTTCAGTATTGAAGATATAGCCCAGGTTACAGGGCATCAGTCACTGAGCTCGCTATGGAAGGTTTACAGAGTCACGCTATGGAAGGTTTACAGAGTAATGTGCCCAAACATACTCCATGAGAAATTCGACCGGCTGTAA
- a CDS encoding pyocin activator PrtN family protein, producing MPVQRAGLIVHQPGQPTEAYLSAHARCARRIRRLLARQCEIRQWQEKRLAQCEVDMNTVFLLLAEFSIPMILLAVVSEKYFGVTVAPAEKNALPGELPIATFRAPESQKAPRMIHVQNLADHIDQQQKKGQELFEKMKNRITANVH from the coding sequence ATGCCAGTACAGCGCGCCGGGCTGATCGTCCACCAGCCAGGACAGCCAACAGAAGCCTACCTGTCGGCACATGCCCGCTGCGCTCGCCGTATTCGTCGCCTGCTGGCCCGACAGTGCGAGATCCGGCAGTGGCAGGAAAAGCGTTTGGCGCAGTGTGAGGTGGATATGAATACAGTATTTTTATTGCTTGCGGAATTTAGTATTCCTATGATTCTCCTCGCAGTCGTCTCTGAAAAATATTTTGGCGTGACGGTGGCACCAGCAGAAAAGAACGCGCTGCCAGGAGAACTTCCCATCGCTACATTCCGTGCACCGGAAAGCCAGAAAGCGCCGCGGATGATTCATGTACAAAACCTGGCCGATCATATCGACCAGCAGCAGAAAAAGGGCCAGGAACTGTTTGAAAAGATGAAAAACCGGATAACAGCAAACGTTCACTAA
- the cutC gene encoding copper homeostasis protein CutC gives MALLEICCYGIDCALTAERAGADRIELCAAPKEGGLTPSAGVLRKVKQRVSIPVHPIIRPRGGDFCYSAGEFATMLEDIAFIRELGFPGLVIGLLDEEGHVDLARMRQVMDACNGMAVTFHRAFDMCHNPILALNQLTDLGVARILTSGQQQNAEAGLSILRELKQQSRAPIIMAGAGVRLSNLQKFVEQGVDEVHSSAGKYVASVMRYRKAGVSMSADAEADEFNRYCVDGDVVAAMKAVLTAAKTAV, from the coding sequence ATGGCTTTGCTGGAAATTTGCTGCTATGGGATAGACTGCGCGCTGACCGCAGAACGGGCCGGTGCCGACCGCATTGAATTATGTGCGGCACCCAAAGAAGGGGGGCTGACGCCGTCGGCAGGCGTACTGCGCAAAGTTAAGCAACGGGTTTCTATTCCTGTTCATCCCATCATTCGCCCCCGTGGCGGCGATTTTTGTTATTCCGCAGGCGAATTCGCCACCATGCTGGAAGATATCGCCTTTATTCGCGAACTGGGTTTCCCCGGTCTGGTTATCGGCCTGCTGGATGAAGAAGGGCATGTCGATCTGGCTCGTATGCGGCAGGTAATGGACGCCTGCAACGGCATGGCGGTCACCTTTCATCGCGCTTTCGATATGTGCCATAACCCCATCCTTGCGCTGAACCAGCTCACCGATTTGGGCGTGGCGCGCATTCTGACTTCAGGACAGCAGCAGAACGCCGAAGCAGGACTTTCAATACTCAGGGAACTAAAACAGCAATCCCGTGCTCCAATCATTATGGCCGGTGCTGGCGTGCGCCTGAGCAACCTGCAAAAGTTTGTTGAGCAAGGGGTTGATGAGGTGCACAGCTCCGCAGGAAAGTACGTTGCTTCTGTGATGCGCTACCGTAAGGCGGGTGTCTCGATGAGTGCCGATGCCGAAGCCGATGAATTTAACCGCTACTGCGTAGATGGCGACGTGGTGGCAGCAATGAAAGCCGTACTGACCGCCGCGAAAACGGCTGTCTGA
- a CDS encoding MalY/PatB family protein — protein MAFNFDEGIDRRHSDCKKWHKFGEDVLPMWVADMDFRSPDCIISALHQRVAHGVFGYGDVPRELISTVVDRMASRYQWNIRPEWVVVLPGVVAGLNLCVRAFTSADESSIAPTPVYPPFKKSAVLADRAQLNAPLRLENNRWLMDLSSLASQLTGKEKLLMLCNPQNPGGTAYRREELEQQLAFARQHDMIVCSDEIHCDLLLEPGVKHVPFATLSEDAAQRSVTLISPSKTYNIAGLGASIAIIPNPDLRRRFNKIREGIVPSVDILALTAANAAWREGDAWLEALLPYLRRNRNRLVQAVNGLAGLEMVSPEATYLAWMDASKLGVENPALFFQKAGLGFSPGSEFGDANFVRINFGCPAFMLEDAIGRMQMAVNGL, from the coding sequence ATGGCATTCAATTTTGACGAAGGGATCGACCGCCGTCACAGCGACTGCAAGAAATGGCACAAATTTGGTGAGGACGTTTTACCAATGTGGGTAGCTGACATGGATTTTCGTTCGCCGGACTGCATTATTAGCGCGCTTCACCAGCGCGTGGCACACGGCGTCTTTGGCTACGGTGACGTCCCGCGCGAGTTAATTTCTACCGTGGTAGACCGGATGGCCAGCCGCTACCAGTGGAACATCAGGCCTGAATGGGTCGTTGTGCTGCCGGGAGTAGTGGCCGGGTTAAATCTCTGCGTGCGGGCTTTTACCAGCGCGGACGAAAGCTCCATTGCCCCAACGCCAGTTTATCCACCGTTCAAAAAATCTGCCGTGCTTGCCGACCGCGCCCAGCTAAACGCCCCGCTGCGCCTTGAGAATAATCGCTGGTTAATGGATCTCTCTTCCCTTGCATCCCAGCTTACCGGCAAAGAAAAACTGCTGATGTTGTGCAACCCGCAAAATCCCGGCGGCACCGCGTATCGTCGTGAGGAGCTGGAGCAGCAACTGGCCTTTGCCCGGCAGCACGACATGATTGTCTGCTCGGACGAAATCCACTGTGATTTGCTGCTGGAGCCGGGCGTAAAGCATGTTCCGTTTGCAACGCTAAGCGAGGATGCGGCGCAGCGGTCGGTCACGCTTATCTCGCCGTCTAAAACTTATAATATTGCGGGCCTCGGCGCCTCCATCGCCATCATTCCTAACCCTGACCTGCGCAGGCGCTTTAACAAAATTCGCGAAGGGATTGTGCCGAGCGTGGATATCCTGGCGTTAACGGCGGCTAATGCGGCCTGGCGCGAAGGCGATGCATGGCTAGAAGCGCTGCTGCCGTATCTGCGCCGCAACCGCAACAGGCTGGTGCAGGCCGTAAATGGGCTGGCCGGGCTGGAGATGGTCTCGCCGGAGGCAACCTATCTTGCCTGGATGGATGCCAGCAAACTGGGGGTTGAGAACCCGGCGCTCTTCTTCCAGAAGGCCGGGCTTGGCTTCTCGCCGGGCAGCGAGTTTGGCGACGCTAATTTCGTGCGGATCAACTTCGGCTGCCCGGCGTTCATGCTGGAAGATGCCATCGGGCGCATGCAGATGGCGGTGAATGGGCTATAG
- a CDS encoding VOC family protein has protein sequence MANWQTIAELNDISADLPRFTKALTELATRLDLDLSLLEADHVSLRCHQNATAERWRKGLEQCGTLLSENIINDRPICLFRLAEPVCVEHWKFTIVELPWPGEKRYPHEGWEHVEIVLPGEPETLNSRALELLSDAGLRQTGISVKTSSPKGEHERLPNPTLAVTDGKVTIKFHPWSIEEIVASEQAGL, from the coding sequence ATGGCCAACTGGCAGACAATTGCAGAACTGAATGATATTTCAGCGGATCTCCCGCGTTTTACAAAAGCGTTAACGGAACTTGCCACGCGGCTGGATCTGGATCTCTCACTCCTTGAGGCCGATCACGTTTCCCTGCGCTGCCATCAGAACGCGACGGCGGAGCGCTGGCGGAAGGGGCTGGAACAATGCGGGACGCTGCTGTCGGAAAATATCATCAACGATCGGCCCATCTGCCTGTTTCGCCTGGCCGAGCCGGTTTGCGTGGAGCACTGGAAGTTTACGATTGTTGAGCTGCCGTGGCCGGGCGAAAAGCGCTACCCGCACGAAGGCTGGGAGCACGTTGAAATTGTGCTGCCCGGCGAACCGGAAACGCTGAACAGCCGCGCGCTCGAGCTGCTTTCCGACGCCGGGCTGCGCCAGACGGGCATTTCGGTGAAAACCAGCTCGCCGAAAGGGGAGCACGAGCGTTTGCCGAACCCGACGCTTGCGGTGACGGACGGCAAGGTGACCATCAAATTCCATCCGTGGAGTATTGAAGAGATCGTCGCCAGCGAGCAGGCGGGGCTATAG